The following proteins come from a genomic window of Iamia sp. SCSIO 61187:
- a CDS encoding sensor histidine kinase, which yields MTTDPTAVMASGAPADAAPAAEPGAAAPPSTPRHPAWRAVTEIAAPRTRREAGYLVASYLLGAVGFVYVAVLLYAGALLAITVVGLPLIGVAVLGGRLFGRAQRAVAHGLLGESIPAPSAFRGRKGFFPFIGSMLTDTVGWRALAYNVLKTPVVIIGGYAVGVWVATSVVCVTYPVLWAAFDPENVDAEGRVRRSGIQLGEWYADTLPRALLVSIAGMAMLLASPWLIRVLVAFDRALARWLLSRSARDVEVAHLADTRAQAVVGADERLRRIERDLHDGAQARMAAVAMSLGQVQEDLDDPDAPIDRERVRRLVDAAHANSMTAIGELRDLARGIHPPVLDVGLGPALTDLAATSAATVELRLPDDAPRFPADIESIAYFCAAELMANVARHSGARRAVVDLAVVDDDLRLRITDDGHGGAAAAPGSGLSGLADRLAPVDGRLDVRSPLGGPTAVTVEIPLRRAHHG from the coding sequence ATGACCACCGATCCCACCGCCGTGATGGCGTCGGGCGCCCCCGCCGACGCCGCGCCGGCCGCCGAGCCCGGCGCCGCCGCACCCCCGTCGACGCCGCGGCACCCCGCCTGGCGCGCCGTCACCGAGATCGCCGCCCCGCGCACCCGCCGAGAGGCGGGCTACCTGGTGGCGAGCTACCTGCTCGGTGCCGTCGGCTTCGTCTACGTGGCGGTCCTGCTCTACGCCGGCGCCCTGCTCGCCATCACGGTCGTCGGGCTGCCGCTGATCGGGGTCGCCGTCCTCGGCGGGCGGCTCTTCGGCCGAGCCCAGCGGGCCGTGGCCCACGGCCTGCTGGGCGAGTCGATCCCGGCGCCGTCGGCGTTCCGGGGCCGGAAGGGCTTCTTCCCCTTCATCGGCTCGATGCTGACCGACACCGTCGGGTGGCGGGCACTCGCCTACAACGTCCTCAAGACGCCGGTGGTGATCATCGGGGGGTACGCCGTCGGGGTCTGGGTGGCGACGTCGGTCGTCTGCGTCACCTACCCCGTGCTGTGGGCCGCCTTCGACCCCGAGAACGTCGACGCCGAGGGCCGTGTCCGGCGCTCCGGGATCCAGCTCGGCGAGTGGTACGCCGACACCCTGCCCCGCGCTCTGCTGGTGTCCATCGCCGGCATGGCGATGCTGCTGGCCTCGCCCTGGCTGATCCGGGTGCTGGTGGCCTTCGACCGGGCGCTCGCCCGCTGGCTGCTGAGCCGCTCGGCCCGCGACGTCGAGGTCGCCCACCTGGCCGACACCCGGGCCCAGGCCGTGGTCGGGGCCGACGAGCGGCTCCGGCGCATCGAGCGCGACCTCCACGACGGGGCCCAGGCCCGCATGGCGGCCGTGGCCATGAGCCTCGGGCAGGTGCAGGAGGACCTCGACGACCCCGACGCCCCGATCGACCGGGAGCGGGTCCGCCGCCTGGTCGACGCCGCCCACGCCAACTCCATGACCGCCATCGGCGAGCTGCGGGACCTGGCCCGGGGCATCCACCCCCCGGTGCTCGACGTCGGCCTGGGCCCGGCGCTCACGGATCTGGCCGCCACCAGCGCCGCCACCGTGGAGCTGCGCCTCCCCGACGACGCTCCCCGGTTCCCGGCCGACATCGAGTCGATCGCCTACTTCTGTGCCGCCGAGCTGATGGCCAACGTGGCCCGCCACAGCGGCGCCCGGCGGGCCGTGGTCGACCTGGCGGTCGTGGACGACGACCTCCGCCTGCGCATCACCGACGACGGCCACGGCGGGGCGGCGGCGGCCCCCGGGTCGGGGCTGTCCGGGCTGGCGGACCGCCTGGCCCCGGTCGACGGCCGCCTCGACGTCCGCAGCCCGCTCGGCGGTCCCACCGCCGTCACCGTCGAGATCCCCCTGCGGCGGGCGCACCATGGCTGA